GACCAGTATGCCTTCGACGCCTACCGCGTCATCGACACCGTCATTATGGGTAACAAGGCCCTGTGGTCTGCTCTGGAAGAACGCGACCACCTGTACGAGAAGGCAGAGCTGACGGACGACGACGGCATCCGCCTGGGTGAGCTGGAAGGCGTGATCGGCGAAGAGGACGGCTACGAGGCTGAGTCCAACGCCGCAGTATTGCTGCAGGGTCTTGATATTCCCGATGAGCTGCATGAGCGCAAGATGGGCGAGCTGCAGGGTGGCCAGAAGGTCCGTGTCCTGCTGGCGCAGGCGCTCTTCGGTAATCCGCAGGCGCTGCTGCTGGACGAGCCTACGAACTATCTCGATCTTGAGTCCATCCACTGGCTGCAGGACTTCCTGGTCCGCTTCGATGGCACGCTGATCACTATCTCGCACGACCGCCACTTCCTGAACTCGGTCTGCACCCACACCGCCGATATCGACTATCAAACGATCATCACCTACACCGGCGGCTATGACGACATGGTGCTGCAGAAGACGCAGGTGCGTCAGCGTATCGAATCGCAGAACGAGCAGCGTGAGAAGAAGATCGCGCAGTTGAATGATTTCATCGCGCGCTTCTCCGCCGGTACACGTTCGTCGCAGGTGAACTCGCGTAAGAAGGAAGTGGAGCGCCTGCAGACCACAGAGCTCGCACGGTCGAACATTCAACGCCCATATATCCGCTTCGATCAGCTTCGTCCTTCGGGCAAGCACATCCTGGAGATCGAGCACCTCTCGAAGTCGTACGACCAGCCGGTCTTCAAGAACTTCACCTCGGCGGTCATGCGAGGCGACAAGGTTGTCCTGATCGGCCGTAACGGAACCGGCAAGACGACGATGCTGAAGTCGCTGCTGGCCGGCATGGCAGAGACCGATGACAAGGAATTCACCCGCGATCACGGGACGGTGAAGTGGGGGCATGAGGCCAATATCGGCTACTTCGCCCAGGACCACACCGGCACCGTGACCAAGGGTATGACGGTCGCCGACTGGCTGCACCAGTTCGATGAGAAGGCTACGGAAGAAGATATCCGCGGCATTCTGGGGCAGATGCTCTTCCGCGGCGAAGAGGGCCTGAAGAAGACTGAAGCTCTGTCGGGCGGCGAGCAGGCAAGGCTGATCTTCTGCAAGCTCATGCTGCAGAAGCCCAACATCCTGATCTTTGACGAACCCACCAACCACCTCGACCTGGAGTCGATCAACGCCTTGAACCAGGCGCTGCAGAAGTTCGAGGGAACGGTTCTTCTGGTGACGCACGATGAGGATCTGATCGACGAGGTCGCGACCCGCATCTGGCACTTCCAGG
This genomic window from Terriglobus albidus contains:
- a CDS encoding ABC-F family ATP-binding cassette domain-containing protein; translated protein: MISVSNVSMRYGSKVLFEDVSTTFISGRRYGLTGPNGAGKSTFMKVLTGELDAQKGNVVRPKKLGVLRQDQYAFDAYRVIDTVIMGNKALWSALEERDHLYEKAELTDDDGIRLGELEGVIGEEDGYEAESNAAVLLQGLDIPDELHERKMGELQGGQKVRVLLAQALFGNPQALLLDEPTNYLDLESIHWLQDFLVRFDGTLITISHDRHFLNSVCTHTADIDYQTIITYTGGYDDMVLQKTQVRQRIESQNEQREKKIAQLNDFIARFSAGTRSSQVNSRKKEVERLQTTELARSNIQRPYIRFDQLRPSGKHILEIEHLSKSYDQPVFKNFTSAVMRGDKVVLIGRNGTGKTTMLKSLLAGMAETDDKEFTRDHGTVKWGHEANIGYFAQDHTGTVTKGMTVADWLHQFDEKATEEDIRGILGQMLFRGEEGLKKTEALSGGEQARLIFCKLMLQKPNILIFDEPTNHLDLESINALNQALQKFEGTVLLVTHDEDLIDEVATRIWHFQDGKVEDFKGPYAEYQQVLAAAAK